Proteins from a single region of Spodoptera frugiperda isolate SF20-4 chromosome 8, AGI-APGP_CSIRO_Sfru_2.0, whole genome shotgun sequence:
- the LOC118275430 gene encoding uncharacterized protein LOC118275430 has product MAHGNIVLFAVLVQSALSIRINFTSCQDPEWACLNNLPNELVYSCGASNDDYIIHLKDYYTDHITSVTVQNCRDLRVVLDCPLLQRTSQLQRFKVKDCERLEFVSLSTTSLLQTPPEVTIDNVREVISLPRKIFKSPSTTTEQKCLGASTLKKIRVTNSKINSINTRAIHNVTGIKSIEFDNVTITDVRSQAIEAIMGPDSMFTITNSRIGNIEFKGITVQSTSASLTESTFNDIIGGAVNITADSLRITGNSFKEIRANGLVLKSVNTDILQNDITRLKTSALNSIKCLRKRSSNKQFNFAQNRIANIEPHSTTFDFGSCKTAGTAVTFTSNKMDCQCRNIAFLNTISELNNMILDSTNNNTCLFAPCTLPVDVVKILQENEMCNLILDPRVMCLMYSDKHNNNEVTTDEDVTEPAPTFYLIRQANSPNGDASAAMTAVNKDDLLKDTHLNMTNRTAIKVVFDSSKDFVETLRSTSSSRKRPVEETKSPPEEYVNRCVGAQCRNNVAYDRQKALDFYKYVYAQLRPPRQNDIKKKKT; this is encoded by the exons ATGGCACACGGGAACATTGTGTTGTTTGCTGTGCTCGTGCAATCGGCTTTGAGCATCAGGATCAACTTTACAAGCTGCCAAGACCCTGAGTGGGCCTGTCTCAATAACTTGCCCAATGAATTGGTTTACAGCTGCGGCGCAAGCAACGAT GACTACATAATTCACCTGAAGGACTACTACACCGATCACATCACAAGTGTCACCGTCCAAAACTGCAGAGACTTACGAGTAGTCCTGGACTGTCCGCTACTACAGAGAACTTCTCAACTACAACGGTTCAAAGTCAAAGACTGCGAGAGACTAGAGTTCGTATCTTTATCAACTACTTCTTTGCTCCAAACCCCTCCTGAAGTCACCATAGACAATGTCAGGGAAGTGATATCATTACCAAGAAAGATTTTCAAGTCTCCAAGCACCACAACTGAACAAAAATGTCTCGGGGCAtcaacattgaaaaaaatacgagtGACTAACAGCAAAATAAACTCGATAAACACTAGGGCGATTCATAATGTGActggtataaaaagtattgaatttgataacGTTACAATAACAGATGTACGCAGTCAGGCCATAGAGGCTATTATGGGCCCAGACTCGATGTTCACTATCACTAATAGTAGGATCGGAAACATAGAATTTAAAGGAATTACTGTACAGAGCACGTCTGCTTCTCTAACAGAGAGTACATTCAATGACATAATCGGTGGAGCGGTCAACATAACTGCGGATAGCCTACGTATCACTGGCAACAGTTTCAAAGAAATACGTGCAAATGGACTGGTACTTAAGTCTGTCAATACAGACATCCTTCAGAATGACATCACAAGACTGAAAACTAGCGCTCTGAACAGCATCAAGTGTCTAAGAAAAAGGAGCAGTAACAAACAATTTAACTTTGCACAAAACAGAATCGCAAACATCGAACCACACTCCACAACATTTGACTTTGGTAGCTGCAAAACTGCTGGAACGGCAGTCACATTTACAAGCAACAAAATGGACTGTCAATGTAGAAATATAGCATTTCTAAACACTATCAGTGAATTAAACAACATGATATTAGACAGTACAAATAACAACACATGTCTGTTCGCCCCGTGCACGCTGCCCGTGGATGTTGTGAAAATTTTACAGGAGAATGAAATGTGTAACTTGATTCTCGACCCGCGAGTGATGTGTTTGATGTACAGTgacaaacataacaataatgAGGTGACGACCGACGAGGACGTCACTGAGCCAGCCCCGACGTTCTACTTGATACGTCAGGCCAACTCGCCGAACGGTGACGCGAGCGCCGCCATGACAGCAGTCAATAAAGACGATCTCCTCAAGGACACGCACTTAAACATGACTAATAGGACAGCTATCAAAGTTGTCTTCGATTCTTCTAAAGACTTTGTGGAAACGCTGCGGAGTACGAGCTCGTCTCGGAAAAGACCTGTGGAGGAAACAAAGTCGCCTCCAGAAGAATACGTGAACCGCTGCGTCGGCGCACAGTGCAGAAATAATGTGGCGTACGATAGACAAAAAGCTTTGGACTTTTACAAATATGTGTACGCACAGTTACGGCCACCGAGGCAAAATGATATTAAGAAAAAGAAGACTTAA
- the LOC118275763 gene encoding uncharacterized protein LOC118275763, which produces MGTIIFTLLSILISTSALIKINQYDDKGLTSCITKMVADIDYKKNSRLMDITLMNMNNDLQLSTIYQVEGARFISRRFYWDTDNISNVIYIVMSKDYLELANGLSKVISDKFWNPSAIFIIVVQNLREYSIHNVTDLLHTYNIFHKVSVISRDGDGYAIYKYNLTKPGYCLKAGHLKLWSQCSDYCSEKKIPPINIGSIRGCRYKFIARNLWPFTNFDTNLKGTEQFIISLFQKKYGVNIDLMEFTKVNKYGTPIDNATLIMIEKVENNKVEGVVGGYAIDSSNVGKNITHLYPMTIDYIRVVLARANFVDQWSAILSQSLITFIVISFLFVIFCLAAIFLSLFHSRNDVSRDILIIFGYLLNKTAVKRTASGWPQVCIFTTILFMAFLIPYAIQANLFSVTTRPVRGYEPKQFEDLKGYKPVLYSEWLRRKDFIDSYDCGTRIDCLLMVKNNPEKLFYTLISYLHLWIYQWWLADSHCNLAIYPLREPYMTIYRTIYLRRGSALMNPFNSFITEIASSGILKKHASDISYREQVKCKSHSSFSIYVPLKLSNFKYIFMILIGGYCLSLLIFIYEVWAGSQRKLKGDNHLPTKPIQSQWT; this is translated from the coding sequence ATGGGAACCATTATTTTTACCTTGTTGAGTATATTAATTAGCACGAGTGCattgataaaaattaatcaatatgaCGATAAAGGTCTCACCAGTTGTATCACAAAAATGGTAGCCGAcattgattataaaaaaaacagcagATTAATGGACATTACTTTAATGAATATGAACAATGATCTACAATTGTCAACAATATATCAAGTTGAAGGTGCGAGATTTATTTCAAGAAGATTCTATTGGGACACCGACAACATTAGCAACGTTATTTATATCGTGATGagtaaagattatttagaaTTAGCGAATGGATTGAGTAAAGTAATTTCTGATAAATTCTGGAATCCGTCGGCAATATTCATTATTGTCGTGCAAAACCTGAGGGAGTACAGTATACATAACGTCACTGATCTACTTcacacatataatatatttcataaagttTCTGTAATATCTCGAGATGGTGATGGATATGCTATTTACAAATATAACCTTACAAAGCCTGGTTACTGTTTGAAAGCTGGCCACCTAAAATTGTGGTCACAGTGTTCAGATTACTGCTCTGAAAAAAAGATACCTCCAATAAATATAGGAAGTATTCGGGGCTGTCGTTATAAATTTATAGCACGGAATTTGTGGCCATTTACAAACTTCGACACGAACCTCAAAGGAACAGAACAATTTATTATATCGTTATTTCAGAAGAAATATGGAGTGAATATTGACCTAATGGAATTTACCAAAGTTAACAAATATGGGACACCGATTGATAATGCAACATTGATTATGATTGAAAAAGTAGAGAACAACAAAGTCGAAGGAGTCGTGGGAGGTTACGCGATAGATTCTTCAAATGTCGGTAAAAATATCACTCACTTGTATCCCATGACAATTGATTATATACGAGTTGTTTTGGCGCGTGCTAATTTTGTAGATCAATGGTCAGCCATTTTATCGCAGTCTTTAATCACTTTTATTGTAATCAGctttctgtttgtaatattctGCTTAGCAGCAATATTCTTATCATTATTTCATTCACGGAATGATGTGTCGCGTGATATTCTAATTATATTtggttatttattaaacaaaactgcAGTAAAACGCACAGCTTCCGGATGGCCACAAGTATGTATTTTCAcgactatattatttatggcGTTTTTAATACCATATGCAATTCAAGCCAATCTGTTTAGTGTGACTACTAGGCCCGTTCGTGGGTATGAACCGAAGCAATTTGAAGACCTAAAAGGTTATAAGCCCGTTTTGTATTCTGAATGGCTGCGTCGCAAGGATTTTATTGATTCTTATGATTGTGGGACAAGAATTGACTGTCTGTTGATGGTGAAAAACAACCCAGAGAAGTTGTTTTATACCTTAATATCATACTTGCATCTTTGGATCTATCAATGGTGGCTGGCGGATAGCCATTGTAACCTGGCAATATATCCCTTGAGGGAGCCATACATGACAATATATAGAACTATATATCTACGTCGTGGCTCCGCTTTGATGAATccttttaatagttttataacaGAAATTGCATCATCTGGTATCTTGAAGAAGCATGCATCGGATATAAGTTACCGAGAACAGGTTAAATGTAAATCTCATAGCTCATTTTCTATATACGTTCCTCTGAAGTTgtccaattttaaatatatatttatgatCCTAATCGGAGGTTACTGTTTGTCTTTGTTGATATTTATATACGAAGTTTGGGCTGGAtcgcaaagaaaattaaaaggaGACAATCATTTACCTACCAAACCCATTCAATCTCAATGGACATAG